TGCTACATTATCATAATCTAGTTTATTATACTTAATATGATTTTCATAGTAATACTCAACAAGGAATTCATTTTCATCCTTTAAGTCATCTTCAAAATATATTGTTCTCTGAGGATAATTTTCATCAGATATATACTTGTACATATGATTTGCATTAAGTATTTTTATACCCTTTATTTGTTGAGCATTTTTAGGAATTGGAATGTGAACCTTAATTACATTACCCTTTACATTTTCATCTATCTTTACCTTCAATCCAGTCTTAACATGAATGTAATATGACTTACTACCATTATTTATAATTTCATTTACAACTTGCTTTCTTAATTCGCCAGATTTATCAAATGGTTCCTTCACAATTAATCTATTTTTAATTTGATTGTTCACCTTGATTGTGTTATCTAAAAAGTTGTTGCTCAATCTAATTTCACCATTAATATATATCCAATCTGCATATCTCTCATCAATTAAATATTGCAACTCTTGTTCTTTAAAATCAGAGATTTTTTCTTTACATAGACTTAGTGCTCTATCAATACTGTAGGTATAATGATTTTTCAGCATTTTTATTCTTAATAGTTCAAAATCAAGCCTTCTTTTAAGCAATGAGGATATATTACGTTTATAGTATATATCTATTAATTCCTTAGCCTTATTAAGATGCCCAGCTGAAATATGTTGTCTGATATCCTCTGGTAAATCAACATTTAAAAAATCCATTCTATTCAAAGATAACACCTGCCTTTAAGTATTTGAAGCAACTGCATTGTTTGCCTCTTATACATTAGATTATATCTTATTAAAATCTATGACAACATTTTTTTAATCTCCAATTATGGGTTTGTGCACTGTGAATTGTGAATTGTATATGATATATTTAATATATAACATGGTAAGCAATTTGATGAGGAGGCTTTATGAGTATAATATTTGAGTTGGCAGATATAATAAAAGATTGCGAAGTAAAGGCATATAGTTTACTTGAGAAGGTTAGTAAAACTCCCATCTCTAATGAAATTGTTCAAAGATCCCTTAATGATAAAAATGTGGATAATTTACTTTATCATGGTGATAATATAGACGCTATTTTGGATTTAATTGTAAGAGGTTTTAAAGGGAAAATAGATTTAATTTATATTGATCCCCCTTTTTTTACAATGGCCAATTATAATAATCGAGTTGAGTTAAATTATCTAGGTGAAAAGAAAATAATAGAATATAAAGCCTATACCGACACTTATAAAGGTGGATTTAGGGAATACATTGAAATGGTAACTATCAGATTGTTCTTAATGAAAGAACTATTATCTGACAAAGGTTCCATATACGTACATATTGATTTTAGAACAGTTCATTACATAAAGATAATTATGGATTATATTTTTGGTTTGGATAATTTTTTAAATGAAGTGATTTGGTCATATAAATCTGGTGGTACTAGTAAGAAGCATTATTCTAGAAAACATGATAACATTTTGGTATATTCAAAGACAAAGAACTACATATTCAACCCACAAAAAGAAAAATCTTATAATAGGGGATTTAAACCATATAAATTTAAAGGGGTTATGGAATATCAAGACGATATAGGCTGGTATACCTTGGTGAATCTAAAGGATGTTTGGCAAATAGATATGGTTGGTAGAACATCTAGAGAACGACTAGGATACGATACACAAAAGCCAGAATCCTTATTAGAGAGAATAATATTAACATCTACTAATGAGGATTCTATTGTAGCTGACTTTTTTTCCGGAAGTGGTACAACTATTGCAGTAGCTGAAAAAAATAATAGGCGTTGGATCGGTGCTGATTGTGGCAATTCATCTATATTGACTATTATGAAGAGAATGGGGAAAATTAAGTCTAAACCCTTTGAGAAGATTAGCCTTATGAATAAACCTAGTATAGGTACTATCAGAATCAGGTCTGTTTCTTATGAAATATTATCTAATAATGAATATAAAATCAAAGTGAAATTAGATGATTTTCATATCAACTTAGAACAATTGAACATTAATAAAAAGGATATTGAATTGATATCAAATATATTAGAAAATGATTCGATATCATTAATAGATTATATAAATGTAAGTTTTGGTAATAATACTGCAATAATTGTATATGAAGACTTTAAGGATAAGGACGCATCAAATATACAAACAGATTTTGATTTTATAATAGATAGCTTGGAGGAAAAAATTTGTATCAATATTATAGATGTCTTTGGAAATGCCACACAGGAAGACATTAAAATCTTATAATGAAAGGATGAGTAAAGTGGGGAAATTATCAGGTTTAAAACCAGAAAGAGTATTTTATTATTTTGAAGAATTGACAAGAATACCTAGATGCTCCAATGAGGAGAAAATGGTTAGTGATTATTTAAAGGGAGTAGGTTTGAACTTAGGTCTAGAGGTCATTCAAGATGAAGTATTTAATATTGTCATAAAGAAGCCAGGGACTCGAGGATATGAAAATAAGCCTACAGTAGTGCTTCAAGGTCATATGGATATGGTTTGTGAGAAGGCAGATGATGTAGATTTTGACTTTTCTAAGGACTCTATTAATATAGCTGTAGAAGGAGACTATATTGTTGCTGAGGAAACAACTTTAGGCGCAGATAACGGAATAGCTGTAGCCATGTGTTTAGCTATATTAGAATCAAAGGATATAGCTCATCCACCTTTAGAGGTATTGGTCACAACAAACGAAGAAACAGGGTTGACAGGAGCAGCGGAATTAGATCCAAAACACATTAGTGGTAGAACTTTGATAAATATAGACTCTGAAGAAGAAGGGACTATTTTGGTTAGTTGTGCAGGTGGAGAAAGAAATATAATAACAATTCCTTTAAAATGGGAAGGGTTAGAAGAAGGTAAAGCATCTTTTATACTTAGAATTAGTGGATTACTCGGTGGACATTCTGGAATGGAAATAGATAAAGGCAGAGGCAATTCCATTAAGATTTTGGGAAGAGTATTAAATAAAATAAATGAGGAATTGGATTTTGAATTAGCTTCTGTTGATGGAGGTTCAAAATCAAACGCCATTCCTAGATTGGCTTTAGCAAAGATTGCAACAAATAAAAATGATATAGAAAAATTAAAGAAAATAGTTGATAATATATCAAATGAAATAAAATTGGAATTAGCAACAAGTGATAAGGATGTTTCAATAACTCTTGAGAAAATCGACTCCTTAGAAAGTGCCTTTACTAAGGAAATTACAAATAATATTATTACAGCATTGATGCTAATTCCTAGCGGAATTCAATCCATGAGTCAGGACATTATAGGATTGATTGAAAGCTCAAATAATCTTGGGGTATTAAAAACTTATGAGGATAAGGTTACAATAGAATGTGCTATGAGAAGCTCAGTTGGTAGCCTAAAATCTAATATTGCGATTCAATTAAAGTTAATAGCTCAGGCAATTAATGCTCATTGGCTAAGTACCAGTGCATATCCTGCATGGGAGTATAAAAAGGATTCATATATTAGAGAAGTATTTAAAAAATCCTATAAGGAGCTTTATAATAAAGAATTAGAGGTTGCTGCAATACATGCAGGATTAGAATGTGGATTATTTAAGGAGAAATTTGGCGAAATAGATATGGTGTCTTTTGGTCCTAATATGAAGGGTGTTCATGCTCCTGGGGAAAGCTTAAGTATATCTTCAACTGAAAGAACTTTTGAATTACTGAAAAAAGTTTTGGAAAATATTTAATAAAGTGCTTGTGTATTCCAATATAATTGGTTACTATAAAGATAACAATAAATATTTATTTAAAGGAGAATGAGAATGAACGATAAACACGTACATGATGAAAATTGTAATCATGATCACGAAGATATGGATATAATCTATCTAACTCTTGAAGATGATTCAGAATTAGAATGTGAAGTAATAGGTATTTTTGAAGTGGAAGATAAATCATATATTGCATTAATTCCTATTGGCGATGAAGAAGTATTGCTATACGGTTATAAAGAATTAGAGAATGAAGAGTTTGATTTATTGTCTATAGAAGACGAAGAAGAATTCGAACTTGTATCCGAAGCATTTTATGCTTTGTATTCTGATGATGACTTCGAAGAATTCGAAGATGATGAGGAGTATGAAGAAGAATAATGAGATAAAAGTACTTTGCCCTAGGCAAGGTACTTTTTAATACATATATATAATTATTTATGAGGTGATTTGTTGTTTAGACTTATAGCTTTGGATTTAGATGGAACATTATTAGATGATAATAAAGTTATCAGTAATGAGAATATAATTATAATTAATAAATTGATTCAACAGGGTTATAAGATCATAATAGCAACAGGAAGGGGTTATTTTTCAGCTAAAAACTTGATTAAAGGTATTGGAAATAATCTGACTATCCTAGCAAACAATGGGAATATTATTAGAAACACATCGGATGATAAAACTATTTATTCAAGATTTATGGATAAAGATAATATTAAGGAAATACTCGTCGAAGGTGAGAAGCTTCACTTAAATCCAATTATTCATGTAGATTACTATAAAGATGGTTTTGACATGATAACAGAAGAAAATAAAAATAATGAAAGTATAGATAAATATATCTCTAAGTACATCAATAGGTGCAAGGTAGTTAATAAAGAAGCATTGTATGATTTAGATAGGGTATTAACCTTGGTTTATCCAGGGGATAGAAAGACAATAAATGAATTCTATTGTTTAATCAAAGAAAAATACCCCGATAAATATAGCTCTCATATATTAAATAATATTCAAGTAGCTGAGGCAATGTTTGAAATAATGAATCCTTTATCTAACAAATGGATAAGTATCATGGAATATTGCAAGAGTCTTGGTATTGAATCAAGGGAAGTAATAGCAATTGGTGATGATAATAATGATTTAGATATGATCTCTAATGCTGGATTGGGTATTGCAATGAAAAATGGTAGTATTTTAGTTAAAGAATCAGCAGATATAATAACGGATTTAGATAATAATAAATCTGGCGTGGCTAGTATTTTAAAGGAAATTTTAGATTGTTAATAGTTAGAGGTGGAAATTTGGACATAAATGTTTATAACACATATGGAAAGTATTTGAAGGATAGGTATGGAGAAAAAGTTTATAAATTACCCATTAGTCTTCCATTAACCTGTCCTAATAGGGATGGTACAGTAAGTAAAGGTGGATGTAGCTTCTGTGGTGAAGAAGGTGGATCCTTTGAGAATTTACCCAATTGTCTTAGTGTAAAAGAGCAAATTCAGAAGAATATGAAATATATTAAAGAAAGGTATAAAG
The DNA window shown above is from Tissierella sp. Yu-01 and carries:
- a CDS encoding DUF1292 domain-containing protein, which codes for MNDKHVHDENCNHDHEDMDIIYLTLEDDSELECEVIGIFEVEDKSYIALIPIGDEEVLLYGYKELENEEFDLLSIEDEEEFELVSEAFYALYSDDDFEEFEDDEEYEEE
- a CDS encoding aminoacyl-histidine dipeptidase, with translation MSKVGKLSGLKPERVFYYFEELTRIPRCSNEEKMVSDYLKGVGLNLGLEVIQDEVFNIVIKKPGTRGYENKPTVVLQGHMDMVCEKADDVDFDFSKDSINIAVEGDYIVAEETTLGADNGIAVAMCLAILESKDIAHPPLEVLVTTNEETGLTGAAELDPKHISGRTLINIDSEEEGTILVSCAGGERNIITIPLKWEGLEEGKASFILRISGLLGGHSGMEIDKGRGNSIKILGRVLNKINEELDFELASVDGGSKSNAIPRLALAKIATNKNDIEKLKKIVDNISNEIKLELATSDKDVSITLEKIDSLESAFTKEITNNIITALMLIPSGIQSMSQDIIGLIESSNNLGVLKTYEDKVTIECAMRSSVGSLKSNIAIQLKLIAQAINAHWLSTSAYPAWEYKKDSYIREVFKKSYKELYNKELEVAAIHAGLECGLFKEKFGEIDMVSFGPNMKGVHAPGESLSISSTERTFELLKKVLENI
- a CDS encoding Cof-type HAD-IIB family hydrolase; the encoded protein is MFRLIALDLDGTLLDDNKVISNENIIIINKLIQQGYKIIIATGRGYFSAKNLIKGIGNNLTILANNGNIIRNTSDDKTIYSRFMDKDNIKEILVEGEKLHLNPIIHVDYYKDGFDMITEENKNNESIDKYISKYINRCKVVNKEALYDLDRVLTLVYPGDRKTINEFYCLIKEKYPDKYSSHILNNIQVAEAMFEIMNPLSNKWISIMEYCKSLGIESREVIAIGDDNNDLDMISNAGLGIAMKNGSILVKESADIITDLDNNKSGVASILKEILDC
- a CDS encoding transglutaminase-like domain-containing protein; protein product: MDFLNVDLPEDIRQHISAGHLNKAKELIDIYYKRNISSLLKRRLDFELLRIKMLKNHYTYSIDRALSLCKEKISDFKEQELQYLIDERYADWIYINGEIRLSNNFLDNTIKVNNQIKNRLIVKEPFDKSGELRKQVVNEIINNGSKSYYIHVKTGLKVKIDENVKGNVIKVHIPIPKNAQQIKGIKILNANHMYKYISDENYPQRTIYFEDDLKDENEFLVEYYYENHIKYNKLDYDNVAEVQPKFYLEEELPHIKFSPFLVDLANYIIKNEKNPLRKARHIYDYITQNVQYSYMRPYAAIESIAEYCGYNLKGDCGVQALLFITLCRIAGIPARWQSGLYVTPYYIGCHDWAEFYIEPYGWLFADPSFGGGARRNNDMIGWDFYFGNLDPFRMVANDYFQYPLYPEKKFLRSDPYDNQIGEAETEMMDLNNYVESILDIIEVKEINS
- a CDS encoding site-specific DNA-methyltransferase; this translates as MSIIFELADIIKDCEVKAYSLLEKVSKTPISNEIVQRSLNDKNVDNLLYHGDNIDAILDLIVRGFKGKIDLIYIDPPFFTMANYNNRVELNYLGEKKIIEYKAYTDTYKGGFREYIEMVTIRLFLMKELLSDKGSIYVHIDFRTVHYIKIIMDYIFGLDNFLNEVIWSYKSGGTSKKHYSRKHDNILVYSKTKNYIFNPQKEKSYNRGFKPYKFKGVMEYQDDIGWYTLVNLKDVWQIDMVGRTSRERLGYDTQKPESLLERIILTSTNEDSIVADFFSGSGTTIAVAEKNNRRWIGADCGNSSILTIMKRMGKIKSKPFEKISLMNKPSIGTIRIRSVSYEILSNNEYKIKVKLDDFHINLEQLNINKKDIELISNILENDSISLIDYINVSFGNNTAIIVYEDFKDKDASNIQTDFDFIIDSLEEKICINIIDVFGNATQEDIKIL